One Anolis carolinensis isolate JA03-04 chromosome 4, rAnoCar3.1.pri, whole genome shotgun sequence DNA window includes the following coding sequences:
- the c4h1orf74 gene encoding UPF0739 protein C1orf74 homolog encodes MMKTEPFSQLLIAAARRHLQMRKKKCLSPLASLNLAGEIFAVAAGLKPAFLYDYSPAGISQIVSYVQELQSTSQLGGRLHILSIAENVLLINLEMMELWLETVLQKNTVLFIDVAASRTCPGFCEPEDVDFIKGHLVKILGHVKAQAADTSEILSSSPIISTECNLCTLFGVLLGFPAAYSFPAQKSFENCLSLSPLRVFTIQATFCKISSDFRVRFYSFSVPEILYPVMKTGLSTWCGNLQNAFKAQDYFADLSISTEVVTRAAVTL; translated from the coding sequence ATGATGAAGACGGAGCCATTCTCTCAGCTTCTTATCGCTGCAGCTCGACGTCACCTCCAAATGAGAAAGAAGAAATGCTTATCCCCCTTGGCCTCCTTGAACCTGGCTGGGGAGATTTTTGCTGTAGCTGCAGGATTGAAACCTGCTTTCCTGTATGATTACAGTCCTGCTGGGATCTCTCAGATTGTGAGTTATGTTCAGGAGCTTCAGAGCACCAGTCAGCTTGGAGGCCGGCTACACATTCTCAGCATAGCTGAAAATGTCCTCCTCATCAATTTGGAAATGATGGAGCTGTGGCTGGAAACGGTCCTGCAAAAGAACACTGTGCTTTTCATTGATGTGGCTGCTTCCAGGACATGCCCCGGCTTTTGTGAACCCGAAGATGTTGATTTCATAAAAGGTCACCTTGTTAAGATACTGGGTCATGTTAAAGCTCAGGCAGCAGACACATCTGAGATCCTTTCATCCAGCCCCATCATCTCCACTGAATGTAATCTATGTACTCTTTTTGGCGTTTTGCTGGGCTTTCCAGCAGCCTATAGTTTTCCAGCCCAGAAGAGCTTTGAGAACTGCTTGTCTCTATCCCCATTGAGGGTCTTCACTATCCAAGCCACATTCTGTAAGATAAGCAGTGACTTCAGAGTCCGGTTTTATTCTTTCAGTGTCCCGGAAATCTTGTATCCTGTCATGAAAACAGGTCTTAGTACGTGGTGTGGAAATCTCCAGAATGCTTTCAAAGCTCAAGACTATTTTGCAGACCTCAGCATTTCAACAGAAGTTGTGACTCGAGCGGCAGTGACTTTATAA